A genomic window from Chlorobium phaeobacteroides DSM 266 includes:
- a CDS encoding DUF1566 domain-containing protein, with the protein MLENKYESDRSGNQMITMTMKNMNNTWKARLWTAFLLAGLMNISFFLSPTYAVNVSIGDKYGGGIVFYILQPGDSGYDPGEQHGLIAAVEDQGRCVAWHFITSQEIGGLKTEIGAGRTNTAAILAQSGHVASAAKLCADYVYDGVSDWYLPSRDELQKMFQNKAVVCGFCDAHWSSSEAGPADVWVNSDTGSKGHYHMKSIGINVRAIRYY; encoded by the coding sequence TTGCTTGAGAATAAATATGAAAGCGATCGTTCCGGAAACCAAATGATTACGATGACCATGAAAAACATGAACAATACCTGGAAAGCGAGATTATGGACAGCCTTCCTGCTCGCTGGTTTGATGAATATCAGTTTTTTTCTGTCACCAACCTATGCCGTCAATGTCTCTATCGGGGATAAATATGGCGGCGGTATCGTTTTCTATATCCTGCAGCCTGGCGATTCCGGCTACGACCCCGGAGAGCAACACGGTCTGATAGCCGCAGTAGAGGATCAGGGGCGTTGCGTAGCATGGCATTTTATCACCTCACAGGAAATCGGCGGTCTTAAAACCGAAATAGGTGCCGGTCGCACCAACACAGCCGCTATTCTGGCACAGAGCGGGCACGTTGCAAGCGCGGCAAAACTCTGTGCTGATTATGTCTATGACGGTGTAAGCGACTGGTATCTGCCAAGCAGGGATGAGCTGCAGAAAATGTTCCAAAACAAGGCGGTTGTCTGCGGGTTCTGCGATGCCCACTGGAGTTCATCAGAGGCTGGTCCGGCTGACGTATGGGTCAATTCGGATACCGGAAGTAAAGGTCACTATCACATGAAGTCCATCGGAATCAATGTTCGGGCTATAAGATATTATTAA
- a CDS encoding DEAD/DEAH box helicase, translating to MQFESLNIIEPILLALREEGYSTPTPIQAEAIPIVLQGIDLLGCAQTGTGKTAAFAIPILQILSENKLVDKSRKIRSLIVTPTRELAIQIGESFKAYGRHTGLTNTVIFGGVNQNPQTASLLRGVDILVATPGRLLDLMNQGHLHLRDVEILVLDEADRMLDMGFIHDVKKILAHLPKKKQSLFFSATMPPEIVKLAATILHNPSKVSVTPVSSTVEIINQAIYFVDKGNKNSLLLDLLKDKNIKTSLVFTRTKHGADKVVKYLLKHHITAEAIHGNKAQNARQRALNNFKAQTTRVLVATDIAARGIDVDDLEYVINFEMPNIPETYVHRIGRTGRAGAKGTALSFCDAEEKEYLRDIEKLIAKKIPVIESHPFPLMDHNPVKTAKQQGRGQSGHPGPKPSGRTASSRWSVNPRKAR from the coding sequence ATGCAATTCGAATCATTGAACATCATTGAACCGATTTTACTGGCTCTTAGAGAAGAAGGTTATTCAACGCCAACACCAATACAGGCCGAAGCAATACCAATTGTTTTACAGGGAATTGATCTGCTTGGATGCGCTCAGACAGGAACAGGAAAAACAGCGGCCTTTGCCATTCCTATCCTGCAAATACTGAGTGAAAATAAACTCGTTGATAAAAGCAGAAAAATCAGAAGCCTGATCGTTACGCCAACTCGTGAGCTGGCTATTCAGATTGGCGAAAGTTTCAAAGCTTATGGAAGGCATACAGGATTAACCAATACGGTGATTTTTGGCGGCGTCAATCAAAACCCGCAAACGGCATCGCTGCTTCGTGGTGTTGATATTCTTGTTGCCACGCCAGGCAGATTGCTTGATCTGATGAATCAGGGACATCTTCATCTGCGTGATGTGGAAATACTTGTGCTGGATGAAGCGGATCGTATGCTCGACATGGGTTTTATCCATGATGTAAAAAAAATTCTAGCGCACCTTCCAAAAAAGAAGCAGTCACTTTTCTTTTCAGCCACCATGCCGCCTGAAATCGTCAAGCTTGCCGCCACGATTCTCCACAATCCCTCAAAGGTTTCGGTAACACCTGTATCGTCAACCGTTGAAATCATTAACCAGGCGATATATTTCGTTGACAAAGGAAACAAAAACAGCCTTTTGCTCGATCTGTTGAAAGACAAAAACATTAAAACCTCACTTGTTTTTACCCGGACAAAACACGGAGCGGACAAGGTTGTGAAATACCTCTTGAAACACCATATCACCGCAGAGGCGATTCATGGAAACAAAGCCCAGAATGCCCGCCAGAGAGCCTTGAACAATTTTAAAGCCCAAACAACAAGAGTTCTTGTGGCAACCGATATTGCCGCACGAGGCATTGATGTTGATGATCTTGAATATGTGATCAATTTTGAAATGCCTAATATTCCCGAAACCTATGTTCATCGAATCGGGCGAACAGGAAGAGCCGGAGCAAAAGGAACCGCGCTTTCTTTTTGTGATGCCGAAGAAAAAGAATACCTGAGGGATATTGAAAAACTGATCGCAAAAAAAATTCCGGTTATCGAAAGCCACCCCTTTCCCCTGATGGATCATAACCCGGTAAAAACCGCCAAACAACAAGGCCGAGGCCAGTCAGGCCATCCTGGCCCTAAACCTTCAGGAAGAACGGCTTCGAGCCGATGGTCGGTTAATCCAAGAAAAGCGAGATAG
- a CDS encoding transcriptional regulator, translated as MMRSSAYHAGFAALRRRAEEKLQSSQQKLPEYSASQVEIHRIIHELDVRQIELELQQDELLKCREDLEKGIQRYSGHYDFSPHSYLSLSPNGTVVDVNLTAAKLLGRDRKMLKGDRFERFLSERDVPVFKELVDQVFTHEGRHFCDVMLLSDEPSQTSTPFSEGGIFYRNVHIDAVLSSNGEECLVFVTERKMKQNETRVVDDFSHLLIDKVIHSRIRFAALSYLYVVNQAFFVEIRNCIKATDGNLSIHMRMLESAQYISCDKEFQLRKPQTIYRITPQGRDAFIRYSKIVSALIAEHQPDE; from the coding sequence ATGATGAGAAGTAGTGCTTATCATGCTGGTTTTGCCGCATTGCGGCGTCGAGCCGAAGAAAAACTTCAGTCGAGTCAGCAGAAATTACCTGAATATTCTGCTTCACAAGTGGAAATTCATCGCATAATTCATGAACTTGATGTTCGCCAGATTGAACTGGAACTGCAGCAGGATGAATTACTGAAGTGCAGAGAAGATTTGGAAAAAGGTATTCAGCGATATTCCGGGCATTATGATTTTTCTCCCCATAGCTATTTGTCTCTTTCCCCGAACGGAACAGTAGTTGATGTTAATCTGACGGCAGCAAAACTCCTTGGTCGTGATCGGAAGATGTTGAAGGGTGATCGATTCGAAAGATTTTTATCAGAAAGAGATGTCCCTGTTTTTAAAGAGCTTGTGGATCAGGTCTTCACGCATGAAGGGCGCCACTTCTGTGACGTTATGCTTTTGAGTGATGAACCATCTCAAACCTCGACACCCTTTTCAGAGGGTGGCATTTTTTATCGAAACGTTCATATTGATGCGGTATTAAGTAGTAATGGCGAGGAGTGCCTGGTTTTTGTTACAGAAAGAAAGATGAAACAAAATGAGACGCGTGTGGTTGATGATTTCAGTCATCTGCTGATCGACAAGGTTATCCATTCAAGAATACGTTTTGCGGCTCTTTCCTATCTGTATGTCGTTAATCAGGCGTTTTTTGTGGAAATAAGGAATTGCATAAAGGCTACTGACGGGAATCTGAGTATCCATATGCGCATGCTGGAATCGGCACAATATATCAGTTGTGACAAGGAATTTCAGTTACGCAAACCACAAACCATATACAGAATTACTCCACAGGGCAGGGATGCCTTTATACGATATTCAAAGATTGTCTCGGCACTTATCGCAGAACATCAGCCTGATGAATGA
- a CDS encoding PAS domain S-box protein: MNRTGEIPTILVADNCVISRRSISDAICEQGYKAVVAEDGAGCRDLLGKDKTDLLFLDAGIDDDKGVELLVAVKDNYPDIPVIVISSSISFEQEALFFKMGASEYLIKPLSSVRLAVTIKKALLESEYRKKDKLFSVVITHSPIAVAITDNTGHFEYVNHAFCKTTGYAFHEVIGKTPRLLQSGEHAESFYKELWDTIRSGKNWQGEFHNKKKTGELYWENSIIIPIFDPSGTLSHFLSIKQDISLRKKEQEALLQSERRFQELADLLPLPLIETDTEGMITYTNCVGLEAFGYTTEDLANGIHGVMLFLPEERQRVILNIEMRLKNIPFENHEYIGLRKDGTTFPLLVYTASIMHNNVPVGIRAIVLDITNRKQAEEKLMQLNQTLELRVQERTRELEITHKQMILQEKLASIGQLAAGIAHELNNPINFVRINFATLEEDIADLQSLLNAYRNVIDKVGKDLLPKDEVDRLRQLEHSLAIDTLCDELPGIFSESHRGFERITAIIGSMRNFSFCHDLQERVPFYINTGIRDALIITRNEYLSFADLTTQLEDLPPVPCNPEQINQVFLNLIINSAQAIESQKRSENGKITICTWFDNRSVFCAVTDDGPGIPCEIQHRIFEPFFTTKPPGKGTGLGLSISYDIVVHKHGGTLDVHCPPEGGTVITLSLPLG, from the coding sequence ATGAACCGAACTGGCGAGATCCCGACCATACTTGTTGCAGATAATTGTGTGATCAGTCGGAGGTCAATATCCGATGCAATCTGTGAGCAGGGCTATAAAGCAGTAGTCGCAGAGGATGGAGCTGGCTGTAGGGATCTTCTTGGTAAGGATAAAACAGATCTTCTTTTTCTGGATGCCGGTATTGATGATGACAAGGGCGTCGAATTACTTGTCGCTGTTAAAGATAATTATCCGGATATTCCGGTCATTGTAATTTCCTCATCAATCTCGTTTGAGCAGGAAGCTCTCTTTTTTAAGATGGGAGCGAGTGAATATCTGATAAAACCGCTCAGTTCCGTCAGGCTTGCCGTCACCATCAAAAAAGCACTTTTGGAATCGGAATACCGAAAAAAGGATAAACTGTTTTCGGTGGTGATTACCCACAGCCCCATAGCAGTGGCTATAACCGACAATACCGGACATTTTGAGTATGTCAATCATGCTTTTTGCAAAACAACCGGTTATGCATTCCATGAAGTAATCGGCAAAACACCCCGGTTGTTACAGTCCGGAGAACATGCCGAAAGTTTCTATAAAGAACTATGGGATACTATCCGCTCCGGAAAAAACTGGCAGGGCGAATTTCACAACAAAAAAAAAACCGGAGAACTCTACTGGGAAAACTCGATCATCATCCCGATTTTCGATCCATCAGGAACGCTTTCCCACTTTTTAAGCATCAAGCAGGACATCTCTCTTCGTAAAAAAGAACAGGAAGCCCTTCTGCAAAGTGAACGTCGCTTTCAGGAACTTGCCGATCTTCTTCCCCTCCCTCTTATTGAAACCGATACGGAGGGTATGATTACCTATACTAATTGTGTAGGCCTTGAAGCATTCGGGTATACAACAGAGGATCTTGCAAACGGTATTCATGGCGTCATGCTCTTTTTACCTGAAGAAAGGCAGAGAGTTATACTCAACATAGAAATGCGGTTGAAAAATATTCCGTTTGAGAATCATGAGTATATCGGCCTGAGAAAAGACGGAACCACCTTTCCTCTTCTTGTTTATACCGCAAGCATAATGCATAACAACGTTCCTGTGGGCATTCGTGCTATTGTGCTTGATATTACAAATCGTAAGCAAGCCGAAGAAAAGCTTATGCAGCTCAATCAGACTCTTGAACTCAGGGTGCAGGAGCGAACCAGAGAGCTTGAAATTACGCATAAGCAGATGATTCTGCAGGAAAAACTTGCTTCCATTGGTCAGTTGGCCGCCGGTATCGCCCATGAACTGAACAATCCCATCAACTTTGTCAGAATCAATTTCGCAACACTGGAGGAAGACATTGCTGATCTGCAGAGCCTTCTCAATGCGTATCGCAACGTCATTGACAAAGTCGGTAAAGATCTTTTACCAAAAGATGAGGTGGATCGGCTGCGTCAGCTTGAGCACTCTCTTGCTATAGACACGCTGTGTGATGAGCTACCCGGAATTTTTAGTGAATCACATCGGGGTTTTGAGCGAATCACAGCTATTATCGGAAGCATGCGGAACTTTTCGTTCTGTCACGACTTACAGGAACGGGTACCGTTTTATATCAATACAGGGATTCGGGATGCGCTTATCATTACCAGAAACGAATATCTATCCTTTGCTGATTTGACCACGCAACTTGAAGATCTGCCGCCGGTTCCCTGTAATCCCGAGCAGATCAACCAGGTTTTTCTCAATCTTATTATTAACAGCGCTCAGGCCATTGAATCGCAAAAGAGGTCCGAAAACGGAAAAATCACCATTTGCACCTGGTTCGACAACCGGAGTGTTTTCTGTGCTGTAACCGATGACGGGCCGGGTATTCCTTGTGAAATCCAGCACCGAATTTTCGAACCATTTTTCACCACGAAGCCACCGGGAAAAGGTACCGGCCTCGGTCTGAGCATCTCCTACGATATCGTTGTTCATAAACATGGAGGAACTCTTGATGTTCATTGTCCGCCTGAAGGGGGAACCGTTATTACCCTGTCGCTTCCTCTTGGTTGA